The Chaetodon auriga isolate fChaAug3 chromosome 3, fChaAug3.hap1, whole genome shotgun sequence genome has a window encoding:
- the LOC143318605 gene encoding tetraspanin-33 isoform X2 → MRGYRTIKYTLFIFCYFFWVVSAVLTAVGIYAKIAKENDVVDTLTLDPALLLIIVGSVMFLITFLGCFGALRNATCLLKMFLGILVTVLLLQIAAGVVGYLFTDMVMERTEKLMMKAIVLYREDQDLENAIDFIQKKFQCCGVESYKDWSRNVYFECSDTNPSLEACGVPFSCCVHLQNQTVLNTMCGYGMQQLEERSAAQDVFTIGCLEQIVRWAKNNLLLVAGLTAGLLLLEVCMISLAAAQICRIKKVQRQKKENPLRGLSDRKDSFWYPAFADFDDQ, encoded by the exons atgagaggataCCGAACCATCAAGTACACTTTATTCATCTTCTGCTACTTCTTCTGG GTTGTGAGCGCCGTCCTCACAGCGGTGGGGATCTACGCCAAGATCGCCAAGGAGAACG aTGTGGTTGACACCCTGACACTGGatccagctctgctgctgattaTCGTCGGCTCGGTGATGTTTCTCATCACGTTCCTCGGATGTTTCGGCGCGCTGCGTAACGCCACCTGCCTGCTGAAGATG TTTCTGGGGATCCTGGTGaccgtcctcctcctgcagattGCTGCTGGAGTGGTGGGATACCTCTTCACTGACATG GTGATGGAGAGGACGGAGAAGCTGATGATGAAGGCCATTGTCCTCTACAGGGAGGACCAGGACTTGGAGAACGCCATTGACTTTATCCagaagaag tttcagtgctgtggagTCGAGAGCTATAAGGACTGGTCCCGTAACGTCTACTTCGAGTGTTCGGACACCAACCCCAGTCTGGAGGCCTGCGGAGTTCCCTTCTCCTGCTGCGTTCACCTGCAGAACCAG ACGGTGCTGAACACCATGTGTGGTTATGGGATGCAGCAGCTTGAGGAGCGTTCAGCGGCTCAGGACGTCTTCACCATTGGCTGTCTGGAGCAGATCGTCCGGTGGGCCAAAAACAACCTGCTGCTGGTGGCCGGTCTGACTGCcggcctcctgctgctggag GTCTGTATGATCAGCCTGGCTGCTGCTCAGATCTGCAGGATAAAGAAAGTCCAACGGCAGAAGAAAGAGAATCCACTGAGAGGCCTTTCGGACAGGAAGGACAGCTTCTGGTATCCTGCTTTTGCAGACTTCGATGATCAGTGA
- the LOC143318605 gene encoding tetraspanin-33 isoform X1, which yields MRGYRTIKYTLFIFCYFFWVVSAVLTAVGIYAKIAKENDVVDTLTLDPALLLIIVGSVMFLITFLGCFGALRNATCLLKMFLGILVTVLLLQIAAGVVGYLFTDMVTSHCSDETGNTKEIQTHHFQQPGDCLCMSELKVPNKTRPDDAVDVVQVMERTEKLMMKAIVLYREDQDLENAIDFIQKKFQCCGVESYKDWSRNVYFECSDTNPSLEACGVPFSCCVHLQNQTVLNTMCGYGMQQLEERSAAQDVFTIGCLEQIVRWAKNNLLLVAGLTAGLLLLEVCMISLAAAQICRIKKVQRQKKENPLRGLSDRKDSFWYPAFADFDDQ from the exons atgagaggataCCGAACCATCAAGTACACTTTATTCATCTTCTGCTACTTCTTCTGG GTTGTGAGCGCCGTCCTCACAGCGGTGGGGATCTACGCCAAGATCGCCAAGGAGAACG aTGTGGTTGACACCCTGACACTGGatccagctctgctgctgattaTCGTCGGCTCGGTGATGTTTCTCATCACGTTCCTCGGATGTTTCGGCGCGCTGCGTAACGCCACCTGCCTGCTGAAGATG TTTCTGGGGATCCTGGTGaccgtcctcctcctgcagattGCTGCTGGAGTGGTGGGATACCTCTTCACTGACATGGTAACATCACACTGCTCTGATGAGACAGGAAATACAAAGGAAATACAGACACATCACTTCCAGCAGCCTGGTGACTGTCTCTGTATGAGTGAACTCAAAGTGCCAAATAAAACCAGACCTGATGATGCTGTTGATGTCGTTCAGGTGATGGAGAGGACGGAGAAGCTGATGATGAAGGCCATTGTCCTCTACAGGGAGGACCAGGACTTGGAGAACGCCATTGACTTTATCCagaagaag tttcagtgctgtggagTCGAGAGCTATAAGGACTGGTCCCGTAACGTCTACTTCGAGTGTTCGGACACCAACCCCAGTCTGGAGGCCTGCGGAGTTCCCTTCTCCTGCTGCGTTCACCTGCAGAACCAG ACGGTGCTGAACACCATGTGTGGTTATGGGATGCAGCAGCTTGAGGAGCGTTCAGCGGCTCAGGACGTCTTCACCATTGGCTGTCTGGAGCAGATCGTCCGGTGGGCCAAAAACAACCTGCTGCTGGTGGCCGGTCTGACTGCcggcctcctgctgctggag GTCTGTATGATCAGCCTGGCTGCTGCTCAGATCTGCAGGATAAAGAAAGTCCAACGGCAGAAGAAAGAGAATCCACTGAGAGGCCTTTCGGACAGGAAGGACAGCTTCTGGTATCCTGCTTTTGCAGACTTCGATGATCAGTGA